Below is a window of bacterium DNA.
TTAAGCCATTCGGCATGCGGGTGCGAAGCCGGAAAACCTTTGGGCATAGTTTTCAATTTTTCCGGTTGGAGCGCGTTAAAATATTTTTTGAATACGGGTGCCTTGATGATTTTTTTTAAGCCGTCGGCTTCTTCCGCCACATAGTTACGCATTTTGAGAAGAATATCCGATGGCGGCATGTACAAACCCCCACCCAGCATGGAAGCGCCGGGTTCGATGTGAATGTAATATCCCGCTCCGCTGGATTTACGTCCGCCCGGTGCAAGGAAAGCACCAAAGTTGGTTTTGTAGGGTGTTTTGTCTTTGGAAAAACGCGTATCACGGAATATTCTGAATATACAGTCTTTGGGTTGCAAAGAAGCCAACGACGGGTCCACCACGGTCATATCGCCGATCAGATCGCCCACAAAATTTTCAAACGACATCTTGGCCATAGCGTAATCATCGCGATGGGTATCAAACCAGGCCTTTTTATTATTCTTTTTCAGGTTTTTTAAAAAACCGAGAATCGTACCGGTTTCCACAGAAAGCCTCCTTGCTTAGATAGTTGGGCATGAAGTAAAACGGTACGCGTAAAGTAGTTTCTGAAAAAACTATATTCCATTACTTTTAAAATAGATCAATAAACCGCTTGATTATAAACGTCCCGGTGCCTATCATGTTTTTATCTTTTTGATTTCAAATTGAATTCTATCATTATTACCCAATTACATTGTTATGTCTGAAGTATTCTCCGGGATATTGGAAACGGATCCCAAAGGTTTTGGATTTATTCGCACGCTCAGCTTGACGCTATCGCCGTCACCGAAAGATGTTTTTGTACCGCCCGGAATAATCACTCAAAATCGTCTGCGCCCCGGTGTTCTCGTTGAAGGAACAGGAGCGCCCGGCGACAAAGGCAATACACGTGTCGCTACGATTACGAGTGTGAACGGTA
It encodes the following:
- a CDS encoding DUF2461 domain-containing protein, which translates into the protein METGTILGFLKNLKKNNKKAWFDTHRDDYAMAKMSFENFVGDLIGDMTVVDPSLASLQPKDCIFRIFRDTRFSKDKTPYKTNFGAFLAPGGRKSSGAGYYIHIEPGASMLGGGLYMPPSDILLKMRNYVAEEADGLKKIIKAPVFKKYFNALQPEKLKTMPKGFPASHPHAEWLKYTSYVVLHKISDKELSNPRFEEHVIKGFKAMKPLCDFINDAVSQ